In the genome of Xanthobacteraceae bacterium, one region contains:
- the cydB gene encoding cytochrome d ubiquinol oxidase subunit II, translated as MEWYLPLIWALVIGFAVAMYVILDGFDLGIGILFPFTKTEKERDQMMNTVAPFWDGNETWLVLGGAGLLVAFPKAYAILMPAFYLPVTLMLLGLVLRGVSFEFRWIAQSSKYLWNLAFAGGSIVAGFMQGIVLGGMISGVKVQGTQYAGGAFDWFTPFNLMCGFAVLSGYALLGATWLIMKTEGDVAKRAREHAMIALYAVLFFIAVVSLWTPVAHPRIAARWFTLPNFLFFWPVPLVTAILSYACWHWLRTKNDYLPFVCAIGLFFMGYSGLVISNFPYLVPPMLDVWQTAAAPASLLFALMGTLFMFPILVGYTVFIYWVFRGKLKEGEGYH; from the coding sequence ATGGAATGGTATCTGCCATTGATCTGGGCGCTGGTGATCGGCTTTGCCGTCGCGATGTACGTCATCCTCGACGGCTTCGATCTCGGTATCGGTATTCTCTTTCCCTTCACGAAGACGGAAAAAGAGCGCGACCAGATGATGAATACGGTCGCGCCGTTCTGGGACGGCAACGAAACCTGGCTGGTGCTCGGCGGCGCGGGATTGCTGGTGGCGTTTCCGAAAGCCTACGCAATCCTGATGCCTGCATTCTATCTTCCCGTAACACTGATGCTGCTCGGCCTCGTGCTGCGCGGCGTGTCGTTCGAATTCCGCTGGATCGCGCAGAGCAGCAAGTATCTCTGGAATCTCGCTTTCGCCGGTGGCTCAATCGTCGCCGGCTTCATGCAGGGCATCGTGCTCGGCGGCATGATCTCCGGCGTGAAAGTGCAAGGCACGCAATATGCGGGCGGCGCGTTCGACTGGTTTACGCCTTTCAACCTAATGTGCGGCTTCGCCGTGTTGTCAGGCTACGCCCTGCTCGGCGCGACGTGGCTGATCATGAAAACCGAAGGCGATGTCGCGAAACGTGCGCGCGAACACGCGATGATCGCGCTGTATGCGGTTCTCTTCTTCATTGCAGTCGTTTCGCTGTGGACGCCGGTCGCACATCCGCGCATCGCGGCGCGTTGGTTCACGCTGCCCAATTTTCTTTTCTTCTGGCCGGTACCACTGGTGACTGCGATCCTGTCGTACGCATGCTGGCACTGGTTGCGCACGAAGAACGATTACCTGCCGTTCGTTTGCGCGATCGGTCTGTTCTTCATGGGCTATTCGGGACTGGTGATTTCCAACTTCCCCTATCTCGTGCCGCCCATGCTCGATGTCTGGCAAACGGCTGCCGCGCCCGCGAGCCTGCTGTTCGCGCTGATGGGAACGCTCTTCATGTTCCCGATCCTGGTGGGCTACACCGTGTTCATCTACTGGGTGTTCCGCGGCAAGCTGAAGGAAGGCGAAGGCTATCACTGA
- a CDS encoding VOC family protein, whose amino-acid sequence MTVSFERTAPILRMFSVEKTKEFYFEFLGFKLDWEHRFEKDAPLYMQISRAGATLHLSEHFGDGVPGSAVYFSMKGIEEFHRELTAKNYRHARPGILDQEWGMREIMISDPSGNKLRFGEPKS is encoded by the coding sequence ATGACCGTCTCCTTCGAACGCACCGCTCCCATCCTGCGGATGTTCTCGGTCGAGAAGACGAAGGAATTCTATTTCGAGTTTCTCGGATTCAAGCTCGATTGGGAACACCGCTTCGAGAAAGATGCGCCGCTCTATATGCAAATCTCGCGCGCAGGTGCCACGCTGCACCTGAGCGAACATTTCGGCGACGGCGTTCCGGGTTCGGCGGTCTACTTCTCCATGAAGGGCATCGAGGAATTTCATCGCGAGCTGACCGCGAAGAATTACCGCCACGCACGTCCCGGTATTCTCGATCAGGAATGGGGCATGCGCGAAATCATGATCTCCGACCCGTCCGGCAACAAACTTCGCTTCGGCGAACCGAAATCCTAG
- a CDS encoding cytochrome ubiquinol oxidase subunit I, with translation MDFDPVVLARFQFAFTVTFHIIFPTFTIGLSAYIATLEVMWLWSGREHYHRLARFWTKIFAVSFAMGVVSGIVLSYQFGTNWSRFSEFAGNIIGPLMGYEVLTAFFLEATFLGVMLFGWDRVPKPLHVFACIAVAAGTLMSAFWILAANSWMHTPQGHVIQNGVAVPQDWLAIIFNPSFLYRLAHMTTAAYLTTSFVVLAVGARYMLAKQYPDEAKTMLRMGIAFAAIVAPLQLFIGDQHGLNTLKHQPIKVAAMEGHWDGSKPGALILFAWPDEKNERNLFEISIPNGASLILKHDPNALFPGLKSVPPQDRPPVKNVFFSFRIMVGIGLFMIASSFVGLWLLRRDRILNSRWYLWPMQHMWWSGFVAVVAGWVVTESGRQPWLVHGLLRTADGISPVPGGSVGTTLALYIIVYGIVFSMGIYYINRLISKGPQAKSLAPKSGVPNRPLAAGVEQQ, from the coding sequence ATGGATTTCGATCCGGTAGTGCTCGCCAGATTTCAGTTCGCCTTCACGGTCACCTTCCACATCATCTTTCCGACCTTCACCATCGGGCTGTCGGCCTATATCGCGACGCTGGAAGTGATGTGGCTGTGGTCGGGCCGCGAGCATTATCACCGCCTCGCCCGGTTCTGGACCAAGATCTTCGCCGTCTCCTTCGCGATGGGAGTCGTCTCCGGCATCGTGCTCTCTTACCAGTTCGGCACAAACTGGAGCCGCTTCTCGGAATTCGCCGGCAACATCATCGGCCCGCTGATGGGCTACGAAGTGCTGACCGCGTTCTTCCTCGAAGCAACCTTCCTTGGCGTCATGTTGTTCGGCTGGGACCGCGTGCCGAAGCCGTTGCATGTGTTCGCGTGTATTGCCGTCGCGGCCGGCACGCTGATGTCGGCGTTCTGGATTCTTGCCGCGAATAGCTGGATGCACACGCCGCAAGGCCATGTCATCCAGAACGGCGTTGCGGTTCCGCAAGACTGGCTCGCGATCATCTTCAATCCGAGCTTTCTCTATCGCCTCGCGCACATGACGACCGCCGCCTACCTCACGACCTCGTTCGTCGTACTCGCGGTCGGCGCGCGTTACATGCTGGCGAAGCAATATCCCGACGAGGCGAAGACCATGCTGCGCATGGGCATCGCCTTCGCCGCCATTGTCGCGCCGCTGCAACTCTTCATCGGCGACCAGCACGGCCTGAACACGCTCAAGCACCAGCCGATCAAGGTCGCGGCGATGGAAGGCCACTGGGATGGCTCGAAACCCGGCGCACTCATCCTGTTCGCGTGGCCGGATGAAAAGAACGAGCGCAACCTGTTCGAGATTTCCATTCCCAACGGCGCATCGCTGATTCTGAAGCACGATCCGAACGCACTGTTTCCCGGCCTGAAAAGCGTGCCGCCACAGGATCGTCCGCCGGTGAAGAACGTCTTCTTCTCCTTCCGCATCATGGTCGGCATCGGCCTGTTCATGATCGCATCGTCGTTCGTCGGTCTCTGGCTGCTTCGCCGCGACAGGATTCTGAACTCGCGCTGGTATCTCTGGCCGATGCAGCACATGTGGTGGAGCGGATTCGTCGCGGTAGTCGCGGGATGGGTGGTGACGGAGAGCGGGCGGCAACCTTGGCTCGTCCATGGACTGCTGCGCACCGCGGACGGCATCTCGCCGGTGCCGGGCGGCTCGGTCGGAACCACGCTCGCGCTCTACATCATCGTGTACGGCATCGTGTTCTCGATGGGCATCTATTACATCAACCGGCTGATCTCGAAGGGACCGCAGGCGAAGTCGCTCGCGCCGAAATCCGGCGTGCCGAACCGGCCGCTCGCAGCGGGCGTCGAACAGCAATGA
- a CDS encoding uracil-DNA glycosylase → MTEPRPHPFEVLRFYAENGVDIALDEIAPHRLAEPFVTVPEKVPVREPLARPFGAPPGASQSRDIAPAVPEVAVRQASELARAANTLDELRLALESFDGCALKTTAMKTVFADGNPQSRVMFVGEGPGAEEDREGLPFVGRSGKLLDLMMKSIGLDRTNSYIANIIPWRPPGNRTPTPQESAICLPFIRRQIELANPDILVCLGGPSASTLLELKEGITRTRGRWFEFDTGTRRIKAIALFHPAYLLRSPAHKKLAWQDLLAIKKALAN, encoded by the coding sequence ATGACCGAGCCGCGCCCGCATCCGTTCGAAGTCCTGCGCTTCTATGCCGAAAACGGCGTGGACATCGCGCTCGACGAGATCGCGCCGCACCGTCTGGCGGAACCCTTCGTCACGGTGCCGGAGAAGGTTCCGGTGCGCGAACCACTTGCCCGTCCATTCGGCGCGCCACCTGGCGCATCGCAGAGCCGTGACATTGCTCCCGCCGTGCCGGAAGTCGCAGTGCGGCAGGCCTCCGAACTCGCGCGCGCGGCGAACACGCTCGACGAACTCCGTCTAGCCCTTGAGAGTTTCGACGGCTGCGCGCTGAAAACGACCGCAATGAAAACCGTATTCGCGGACGGCAACCCGCAGTCCCGCGTCATGTTTGTCGGCGAAGGACCGGGCGCGGAAGAAGACCGCGAGGGCCTGCCCTTCGTCGGCCGTTCGGGAAAGCTGCTCGACCTCATGATGAAGTCGATCGGGCTGGACCGCACCAACAGCTACATCGCGAACATCATCCCGTGGCGGCCGCCGGGAAACCGCACACCGACGCCGCAGGAGTCCGCGATCTGCTTGCCCTTCATCCGGCGGCAGATCGAACTTGCGAATCCGGATATTCTGGTTTGCCTCGGCGGGCCATCCGCTTCGACGCTGCTGGAACTGAAAGAGGGAATCACGCGCACGCGCGGCCGCTGGTTCGAGTTCGATACCGGCACGCGGAGAATCAAGGCGATCGCCCTGTTCCATCCGGCGTACCTGCTGCGCTCGCCCGCGCACAAGAAACTCGCGTGGCAGGATTTGCTGGCGATCAAGAAAGCGCTGGCGAACTGA
- a CDS encoding electron transfer flavoprotein-ubiquinone oxidoreductase: MTDENQELPAREAMEFDVVIVGAGPSGLAAAIKLKQLSPETTVVVLEKGSEVGAHILSGAVVDPVGINALIPDWKTDDTHPFKTEVKDDHFYYMTKTGAFRLPNFLMPPLMNNHGNYIVSLGNVCRWLATRAEALGVEIYPTFAAAEVLFDENGAVKGVATGDKGIGRDGKPTSHYERGIELHGKYTFFAEGARGSLSKQLIAKFGLDKNSEPQKYGIGLKELWKVAPEKHKPGLVQHSFGWPLDNQTGGGSFLYHMEDEQVMVGFVVHLNYKNPYIAPFEEFQRFKTHPSVRGTFEGGKRLSYGARAITEGGFQSVPKLVFPGGALVGCAAGFVNVPRIKGSHNAVLTGIMAAEEVAKALAAGRTRDELLEYENGWRASQVGKDLAKVRNVKPLWSKFGLYLGMALGGFDMWMNQLFGISLFGTLGHGKTDAQSLDPASKHQKIDYPRPDGVISFDKLGSVFISNTNHEENQPIHLKVKDMELQKKSEHDVYAGPSNRYCPAGVYEWVEEAGGPRFQINAQNCVHCKTCDIKDPNQNINWTTPEGGGGPNYPNM; this comes from the coding sequence ATGACCGACGAAAATCAGGAACTCCCCGCCCGCGAGGCAATGGAATTCGATGTCGTGATCGTCGGTGCCGGCCCGTCCGGTCTCGCTGCCGCGATCAAGCTCAAGCAGCTTTCGCCTGAGACCACCGTGGTCGTGCTTGAAAAGGGTTCGGAAGTCGGCGCGCATATTTTGTCTGGCGCTGTCGTCGATCCGGTCGGTATCAATGCGCTGATCCCCGACTGGAAAACCGACGACACCCATCCCTTCAAGACCGAAGTGAAGGACGATCACTTCTATTATATGACGAAGACCGGCGCTTTCCGGCTGCCGAATTTCCTCATGCCGCCGCTGATGAACAATCACGGCAACTACATCGTCTCGCTCGGCAACGTCTGCCGCTGGCTGGCGACGCGCGCCGAAGCGCTCGGCGTTGAAATCTATCCGACATTCGCCGCCGCCGAAGTGCTGTTCGACGAGAACGGCGCGGTGAAGGGGGTCGCGACCGGCGACAAGGGCATCGGCCGCGACGGCAAGCCGACCTCGCATTACGAGCGCGGTATCGAACTGCACGGCAAGTACACCTTCTTCGCGGAAGGCGCGCGCGGTTCGCTCTCGAAGCAACTGATCGCGAAGTTCGGTCTCGATAAAAACTCCGAGCCGCAGAAATACGGCATCGGCCTGAAAGAACTCTGGAAGGTGGCGCCGGAAAAGCACAAGCCCGGCCTTGTGCAACATTCCTTCGGCTGGCCGCTCGACAACCAGACCGGCGGCGGCTCGTTCCTCTATCACATGGAAGACGAGCAGGTGATGGTCGGCTTCGTCGTCCATCTGAATTACAAGAATCCCTACATCGCGCCGTTCGAGGAATTCCAGCGCTTCAAGACGCATCCGTCCGTGCGCGGCACCTTCGAGGGCGGCAAGCGTCTCTCGTATGGCGCGCGCGCGATCACCGAAGGCGGCTTCCAGTCGGTGCCGAAACTTGTTTTCCCGGGCGGCGCGCTGGTCGGTTGTGCGGCGGGTTTCGTCAACGTCCCGCGCATCAAGGGTTCGCACAACGCAGTGCTCACCGGCATCATGGCTGCGGAAGAAGTCGCGAAGGCGCTGGCCGCGGGCCGTACGCGCGACGAATTGCTGGAATACGAGAACGGCTGGCGCGCATCGCAGGTCGGCAAGGATCTTGCGAAGGTCCGTAACGTGAAGCCGTTGTGGTCGAAGTTCGGCCTCTATCTGGGCATGGCGCTCGGCGGTTTCGACATGTGGATGAACCAGCTATTCGGCATCTCGCTGTTCGGCACGCTCGGCCACGGCAAGACCGATGCGCAATCGCTCGATCCTGCATCGAAGCACCAGAAGATCGACTATCCGAGGCCGGACGGCGTGATCTCGTTCGATAAATTGGGTTCGGTGTTCATCTCGAACACGAACCACGAAGAGAACCAGCCGATCCATCTCAAGGTGAAGGACATGGAGCTTCAGAAAAAATCTGAGCACGATGTCTATGCCGGCCCGTCGAACCGCTATTGTCCGGCGGGCGTCTATGAATGGGTCGAGGAAGCAGGCGGGCCGCGTTTCCAGATCAACGCGCAGAACTGCGTCCACTGCAAAACCTGCGACATCAAGGATCCAAACCAGAACATCAACTGGACCACGCCGGAAGGCGGCGGCGGGCCGAACTATCCGAATATGTGA
- a CDS encoding VanZ family protein, translated as MPQRKQRKTNTPRDARSWWKQAFDLEFIRQFPFWMLAFVTIILANRKPYGRKPAEFNFDISWDSIAYSTLKPIHILACATLMVLGVIAYKWKRWWVAAILTMLIGLSWEISQMTVAGHYARLTDLIPDFLGVVLGFLIVEGFRHAMKPEDYLFG; from the coding sequence ATGCCGCAACGGAAACAAAGAAAAACGAATACACCGCGCGACGCGCGGTCATGGTGGAAGCAGGCGTTCGACCTCGAATTCATTCGCCAGTTTCCGTTCTGGATGCTCGCTTTCGTCACCATCATCCTTGCGAACCGCAAGCCCTATGGACGCAAGCCGGCGGAATTCAATTTCGACATAAGCTGGGATTCGATCGCGTATTCCACGCTGAAACCAATCCACATCCTCGCCTGCGCGACCCTGATGGTACTCGGCGTCATCGCTTACAAATGGAAGCGCTGGTGGGTCGCGGCGATCCTCACCATGCTGATCGGGCTGTCGTGGGAAATCTCGCAGATGACGGTCGCCGGGCATTACGCGCGGCTCACCGATCTCATTCCGGATTTTCTCGGCGTCGTGCTCGGCTTTTTAATTGTCGAAGGCTTCCGGCACGCGATGAAGCCGGAAGATTATTTGTTCGGCTGA
- a CDS encoding nuclear transport factor 2 family protein has product MNLTPAAAKSLHKWHDMIAKVDLSDLESIVAEEAVFRSPVANSPYPGKKVVCIVLRGAMKVFQDFAYHRELFDSANSACLEFSARVGDKTLKGIDLIKFDADGRIAEFEVMVRPATGVMALGEAMKAAVGPAIKATLEERASA; this is encoded by the coding sequence ATGAACTTAACGCCCGCCGCCGCCAAATCGCTCCATAAATGGCACGACATGATCGCGAAAGTGGACCTTTCCGATCTCGAGAGCATCGTGGCAGAGGAAGCCGTGTTCCGCTCGCCGGTGGCTAATTCGCCTTATCCCGGGAAGAAAGTGGTTTGCATCGTACTGCGCGGCGCGATGAAAGTGTTTCAGGATTTCGCGTATCACCGCGAACTGTTCGATTCAGCCAACAGCGCGTGCCTCGAATTTTCAGCCCGCGTTGGCGACAAGACGCTGAAAGGCATCGACCTCATCAAGTTCGATGCCGACGGCAGGATCGCCGAATTTGAGGTCATGGTCCGTCCCGCTACCGGAGTCATGGCGCTGGGCGAGGCGATGAAGGCGGCCGTAGGCCCGGCGATCAAGGCCACGCTTGAGGAGCGCGCGAGCGCATAA
- a CDS encoding glutaminase encodes MPDLKEVVKEIAAEMAERPERGKVASYIPELAKVDPKKFGIVVVGNDGEVVTGGDSDVAFSIQSISKVFTLTLALGKIGDLLWQRVGREPSGSAFNSIVQLEYEKGKPRNPFINSGAIAVTDVILSGQPREALGEIVRFMQFVADDEKITIDDAVAASEQRTGFRNAALANYMKSFDVLTNPVHFTLGVYFHHCAIAMSCRQLAMAGRFLANNGVNPTTGMSVVTPERAKRINSIMMMCGHYDGSGEFAYRVGLPGKSGVGGGILAIAPGKASIAVWSPGLDENGNSYLGRVSLEQLTRRMGWSVFGA; translated from the coding sequence ATTCCCGATCTCAAAGAAGTGGTGAAGGAAATTGCCGCCGAAATGGCCGAGAGGCCGGAGCGCGGCAAGGTCGCTTCCTATATTCCGGAGCTTGCCAAGGTCGATCCGAAGAAGTTCGGCATCGTCGTGGTGGGCAATGACGGTGAGGTGGTTACCGGCGGCGACAGCGACGTGGCGTTTTCGATCCAGAGCATCTCGAAGGTGTTCACGCTGACGCTCGCGCTCGGCAAGATCGGCGACCTGCTGTGGCAGCGGGTAGGGCGCGAGCCTTCGGGCAGCGCGTTCAACTCCATCGTCCAGCTCGAATACGAGAAGGGAAAGCCGCGAAACCCCTTCATCAATTCCGGCGCAATCGCGGTGACCGACGTCATCCTCTCAGGCCAGCCACGCGAGGCACTCGGCGAAATCGTGCGCTTCATGCAATTCGTCGCCGACGACGAGAAGATCACGATTGACGATGCGGTGGCGGCTTCCGAGCAGCGCACGGGTTTCCGCAACGCCGCGCTCGCGAACTATATGAAGTCGTTCGACGTGCTCACCAACCCCGTACATTTCACGCTGGGCGTTTATTTCCACCACTGCGCGATTGCGATGTCTTGCCGCCAGCTTGCGATGGCGGGGCGCTTTCTCGCGAATAACGGTGTGAACCCGACGACCGGGATGAGTGTAGTCACGCCGGAGCGGGCGAAGCGCATCAACTCGATCATGATGATGTGCGGCCACTACGACGGTTCGGGCGAGTTCGCCTATCGCGTCGGTCTGCCGGGCAAGAGTGGGGTCGGGGGTGGCATACTCGCGATCGCGCCCGGTAAGGCGTCGATCGCGGTATGGTCTCCAGGGCTGGACGAAAACGGGAATTCGTATCTGGGGCGGGTCTCCCTCGAACAGCTTACCCGCCGCATGGGCTGGTCGGTGTTCGGGGCGTAA
- a CDS encoding DUF2735 domain-containing protein translates to MAAQNERTSAKVYQFPVRGRFANPNGNFRQDNALPTNSIGDAWYHDDAMKEEQKAKARH, encoded by the coding sequence ATGGCTGCACAAAACGAACGCACATCGGCGAAGGTCTACCAGTTTCCGGTCCGGGGCCGTTTCGCCAACCCGAACGGCAATTTCCGGCAGGACAACGCGCTGCCGACCAATTCGATCGGCGACGCCTGGTACCACGACGATGCAATGAAAGAAGAACAGAAGGCCAAGGCGCGGCACTGA
- a CDS encoding glutamine synthetase beta-grasp domain-containing protein produces MTKYRLEYIWLDGYTPVPNLRGKTQIKEYASFPKLEELPLWGFDGSSTMQAEGHSSDCVLKPVAIYKDAARKNGALVMCEVMMPDGVTPHASNTRATILDDADAWFGFEQEYFFYKDGRPLGFPAEGYPAPQGPYYTGVGYKNVGSVAREIVEEHLDLCLEAGINHEGINAEVAKGQWEFQIFGKGSKTAADQMWIARYLMMRLTEKYGIDIEWHCKPLGDTDWNGSGMHSNFSTKYMREVGGKEYFEALMAQFEKNLMDHIKVYGPDNDKRLTGKHETAPWNKFSYGVADRGASIRVPHSFANNGYKGYLEDRRPNSQGDPYAIASQILKTISEVPTGAKKAA; encoded by the coding sequence ATGACCAAGTATCGTCTCGAGTACATCTGGCTCGACGGCTACACGCCGGTGCCGAACCTGCGCGGCAAAACGCAGATCAAGGAATACGCTTCGTTTCCGAAGCTGGAAGAACTGCCGCTGTGGGGCTTCGACGGCTCCTCGACGATGCAGGCCGAAGGCCACTCGTCGGATTGCGTGCTGAAGCCCGTCGCGATTTACAAGGATGCCGCGCGCAAGAACGGCGCGCTTGTCATGTGCGAAGTCATGATGCCGGATGGCGTCACGCCGCACGCCTCGAACACGCGCGCAACGATCCTCGACGATGCCGACGCATGGTTCGGCTTCGAGCAGGAATACTTCTTTTATAAGGACGGCCGTCCGCTCGGCTTCCCGGCGGAAGGTTATCCGGCGCCGCAAGGCCCGTACTACACCGGCGTCGGCTACAAGAATGTCGGCTCGGTCGCGCGCGAGATCGTCGAGGAGCATCTCGACCTCTGCCTTGAAGCCGGCATCAACCACGAAGGCATCAACGCGGAAGTCGCGAAGGGCCAGTGGGAATTCCAGATCTTCGGCAAGGGTTCGAAGACCGCCGCCGACCAGATGTGGATCGCCCGCTACCTGATGATGAGGCTCACCGAAAAGTACGGCATCGATATCGAGTGGCACTGCAAGCCGCTCGGCGACACCGACTGGAACGGTTCGGGCATGCACTCCAACTTCTCGACGAAGTACATGCGTGAAGTCGGTGGCAAGGAATATTTCGAGGCGCTGATGGCGCAGTTCGAAAAGAACCTGATGGATCACATCAAGGTCTACGGCCCGGACAACGACAAGCGCCTAACCGGCAAGCACGAGACCGCGCCGTGGAACAAGTTCTCCTACGGTGTTGCTGATCGCGGCGCTTCGATCCGCGTTCCGCACTCTTTCGCGAACAACGGCTACAAGGGCTATCTCGAAGACCGCCGTCCGAACTCGCAGGGCGATCCGTACGCGATCGCTTCGCAGATCCTGAAGACGATCTCGGAAGTCCCGACCGGCGCCAAAAAGGCTGCGTAA
- a CDS encoding glutathione S-transferase family protein translates to MAGVTLTIASKNYGSWSLRGWLLCKIAGIDFDEHIVSADDPSARAELLLLSPSFLVPSLKNGSVKVWDTLAIAEYLHETKPGAGLLPKDAAARAHCRAIAGEMHSGFSNLRSALPMNIKASYPGFKVWAGAQADIERVLEIWRECLAKYGGPYLFGKSLTLADAMYAPVCSRFTTYSVKLDDVCAAYVKTMLATPFMQEWISAAKQEPEELEELDVEF, encoded by the coding sequence ATGGCTGGGGTCACGCTGACGATTGCGAGCAAAAACTACGGCTCGTGGTCCTTGCGAGGCTGGTTATTGTGCAAAATCGCGGGAATCGACTTCGACGAGCACATCGTTTCAGCCGATGACCCCTCCGCCCGCGCGGAATTGCTGCTTTTATCGCCATCCTTTCTCGTCCCGTCCCTGAAGAATGGTTCGGTGAAAGTCTGGGACACGCTGGCCATCGCCGAATATCTGCACGAGACCAAGCCCGGTGCGGGCCTGCTACCGAAGGACGCGGCCGCGCGCGCGCACTGCCGCGCGATTGCGGGCGAGATGCATTCCGGATTTTCCAACCTGCGTTCGGCGCTGCCGATGAACATCAAGGCGAGCTATCCGGGCTTCAAGGTCTGGGCCGGCGCGCAGGCCGACATCGAGCGCGTCCTTGAGATCTGGCGCGAGTGTCTCGCAAAATACGGCGGGCCGTATTTGTTCGGGAAATCGCTGACGCTCGCGGACGCGATGTACGCGCCGGTCTGCTCGCGGTTTACGACCTATTCGGTGAAGCTTGACGACGTTTGCGCGGCCTATGTGAAGACGATGCTCGCGACGCCCTTCATGCAGGAATGGATTTCGGCTGCGAAGCAAGAGCCGGAGGAGCTGGAAGAACTAGATGTGGAGTTTTGA
- the phaZ gene encoding polyhydroxyalkanoate depolymerase produces the protein MIYSAYQAQSDLTDPFRAFAEQALANVRGIVTGLNGYAGHTPFGAIAAGFEMVSRAKLTHARPSFNIPSVMVGNREVAVVEQPAMQTPFGTLLHFKKDIETAQPRVLVVAPLSGHFATLLRETVKTLLTDHDVYITDWHNARDVPVSAGRFGFDEYVDHLMRFLETMGPGAHVVAVCQPCVAALVAASVMAKNGMKALPKSLTLMAGPIDCRINPTKVNDLATGKSIDWFEKNLISVVPPQHKGSGRRVYPGFVQLSAFMSMNMDRHVKAHMDLYQNLARGEFEKAKATKDFYDEYFAVLDLTAEFYLETVQYIFQEFRLPKGELTFQGEKVEPKAIRKMSLLTVEGERDDICALGQTMAAQELCSGLKPYRKRHHMQAGVGHYGVFSGKRWNTQIYPILRNTILAAE, from the coding sequence ATGATCTATTCCGCATATCAGGCGCAGTCTGACCTGACCGATCCGTTTCGCGCTTTCGCGGAGCAGGCACTCGCCAATGTACGCGGCATCGTCACCGGCCTGAACGGTTATGCGGGGCACACGCCCTTCGGCGCCATCGCTGCCGGGTTCGAGATGGTGTCACGCGCGAAGCTCACCCACGCGCGTCCTTCGTTCAATATTCCTTCCGTGATGGTCGGCAACCGCGAAGTCGCGGTGGTCGAGCAGCCGGCGATGCAGACCCCGTTCGGCACGCTCCTGCATTTCAAGAAAGACATCGAGACGGCGCAGCCACGCGTGCTCGTCGTCGCGCCGCTCTCCGGTCATTTCGCGACGCTGTTGCGCGAAACCGTGAAGACCCTGCTTACCGATCACGATGTCTACATCACCGACTGGCACAACGCGCGCGACGTTCCGGTTTCCGCGGGCCGCTTCGGCTTCGACGAATATGTCGATCACCTGATGCGCTTTCTGGAGACGATGGGTCCGGGCGCGCATGTGGTCGCGGTTTGCCAGCCCTGCGTCGCCGCGCTGGTTGCGGCCTCCGTCATGGCGAAGAACGGCATGAAGGCGCTGCCGAAAAGCCTGACGTTGATGGCGGGGCCGATCGACTGCCGCATCAACCCGACCAAGGTGAACGATCTTGCGACCGGCAAGTCCATCGACTGGTTCGAGAAGAACCTGATCTCGGTGGTGCCGCCGCAACACAAGGGTTCGGGCCGCCGCGTCTATCCGGGCTTCGTGCAGTTGTCCGCGTTCATGTCGATGAACATGGATCGCCATGTGAAGGCGCACATGGACCTTTACCAGAACCTCGCGCGCGGCGAGTTCGAGAAGGCGAAGGCGACCAAGGATTTCTACGACGAGTATTTCGCCGTGCTCGACCTCACCGCCGAATTTTATCTCGAAACGGTGCAATACATCTTTCAGGAGTTTCGCCTGCCGAAGGGCGAACTGACCTTCCAGGGCGAGAAGGTCGAGCCGAAGGCGATCCGCAAGATGTCGCTCCTCACCGTCGAGGGCGAGCGCGACGACATCTGCGCGCTTGGCCAGACCATGGCGGCACAGGAGCTTTGCTCCGGCCTCAAGCCGTACCGCAAGCGTCACCACATGCAGGCCGGTGTCGGCCATTACGGCGTATTCTCCGGCAAGCGCTGGAATACGCAGATCTATCCGATTTTGCGGAACACGATTCTCGCCGCAGAATAG
- a CDS encoding YnfA family protein — MFSIAIFALTALCEIAGCFAFWAWLRLGKSALWLIPGTLSLVAFAWLLTYVESEAAGRTYAAYGGVYIVASLLWLWTVEGARPDRWDAIGAAVCLIGAGIILFGPRAAGA, encoded by the coding sequence ATGTTTTCTATCGCCATCTTCGCGCTGACCGCGCTCTGCGAGATCGCGGGCTGCTTCGCCTTCTGGGCGTGGCTCCGGCTCGGCAAGTCCGCGCTCTGGCTGATCCCCGGCACGCTGTCGCTGGTCGCCTTCGCCTGGCTGCTTACTTACGTTGAGAGTGAAGCTGCCGGCCGGACGTATGCCGCCTATGGCGGGGTCTATATCGTGGCCTCGCTGCTGTGGCTGTGGACCGTGGAAGGCGCGCGTCCCGACCGCTGGGATGCGATCGGCGCGGCGGTCTGCCTGATCGGGGCCGGGATCATCCTGTTCGGACCCCGCGCCGCCGGGGCTTGA